Proteins encoded in a region of the Dreissena polymorpha isolate Duluth1 chromosome 6, UMN_Dpol_1.0, whole genome shotgun sequence genome:
- the LOC127834625 gene encoding uncharacterized protein LOC127834625: MDKGSKFQEPILKGTGPIFIMCGRVCEEMSCEQSPVRISYPESHFDNVYSQSSQTSEMVVFRRTEHKGFTVKPQGKDSPILSTRLDTMWLKQLKRIALMTMLMN; this comes from the exons ATGGATAAAGGCAGTAAATTCCAGGAGCCTATTCTAAAAGGAACCG GACCCATATTCATCATGTGTGGAAGAGTCTGTGAAGAAATGTCTTGTGAACAGTCGCCTGTTCGGATCAGTTATCCTGAATCACATTTTGATAATGTGTATTCGCAGTCATCACAGACATCTGAG ATGGTTGTATTTCGGCGAACAGAACATAAGGGATTCACTGTCAAACCACAGGGAAAGGACTCTCCTATCCTAAGTACAAGGCTGGACACCATGTGGTTAAAGCAGTTAAAGAGAATTGCACTTATG aCTATGTTGATGAACTAA
- the LOC127835936 gene encoding uncharacterized protein LOC127835936, with translation MEDDSDYDEFSVQPYMFEPEFSDSQSDFSDSDSDSEENFADAQDDHRVGNTDWCACSCCTPYRVQIECKCCTEYPELMERMDEAGVKCITEHTGFKANCLHQDVIDVSFYEFLDVNGPIGDEEPIHE, from the exons atggaagatgatagcgattacgatgagttttccgttcaaccgtaTATGTTTGAGCCAGAATTTAGTGACAGTCAATCAGATTTTTCTgattctgactcggacagcgaggaaaattttgccgatgcccaagacgaccatcgtgttgggaatacggattg gtgTGCATGTTCATGTTGCACACCATATCGTGTGCAGATTGAGTGCAAATGCTGCACAGAATACCCAGAGCTGATGGAAAGGATGGACGAGGCAGGGGTAAAGTGCATAACTGAGCACACTGGCTTCAAAGCTAACTGTCTACATCAAGATGTCATTGATGTTTCGTTTTATGAGTTCCTTGATGTAAATGGTCCCATCGGTGATGAAGAACCAATACATGAGTAA